A single region of the Peptococcus niger genome encodes:
- the hydG gene encoding [FeFe] hydrogenase H-cluster radical SAM maturase HydG — protein sequence MMTREQITYDPASMDADAFINHQEILNCLAWADAHRDDVALIDQTLEKARQRKGLNHREALLLLDCNIPEKVEEIMALAKEIKRDFYGDRIVMMAPLYLSNYCVNGCLYCPYHAPNKNIRRKKLTQEEVAKEVIALQDMGHKRLAIEAGEDPVNNPLDYIIDCIHTIYNTKHENGAIRRVNVNIAALSVEDFKRLKAADIGTYVLFQETYHKENYEELHPSGPKHDYKWHTEAHDRAMQAGIDDVGLGVLYGLESYRYEFVGQLMHAEHLEAVFGVGPHTISVPRVRPADDIDPETFDNSLTDDRFVQLVAALRIAVPYTGMIMSTRESQETRRRCLEVGISQISGGSRTSVGGYAEEEKPEDNSAQFDVNDTRSLDEVVHWLMDLGYVPSFCTACYRAGRTGDRFMALCKSGQIQNCCLPNALMTLKEYLDDYASDETVAAGEKVIADQLAQIDNEEVRRITIDHINDIDAGQRDFRF from the coding sequence ATGATGACAAGAGAACAGATAACTTATGATCCTGCGTCTATGGATGCAGACGCCTTTATCAACCACCAGGAAATTTTAAATTGCCTGGCCTGGGCGGATGCCCACCGTGATGATGTGGCGCTGATTGACCAGACCCTGGAAAAAGCCCGCCAGCGGAAGGGCTTGAACCACCGGGAAGCCCTTTTGCTGCTGGATTGTAACATTCCGGAAAAAGTAGAGGAAATCATGGCGCTGGCCAAAGAGATTAAGCGGGACTTCTACGGCGACCGCATTGTCATGATGGCTCCCCTGTACCTGTCCAACTACTGCGTGAATGGCTGCCTTTACTGCCCCTACCATGCGCCGAATAAAAACATCCGCCGCAAAAAACTGACCCAGGAAGAAGTGGCCAAAGAAGTTATCGCCCTCCAGGATATGGGGCATAAGCGCCTGGCCATTGAAGCCGGCGAAGACCCGGTCAATAATCCGCTGGATTACATTATTGACTGCATCCATACGATTTACAACACCAAGCATGAAAACGGTGCCATTCGTCGGGTCAACGTGAACATCGCCGCCTTATCGGTGGAGGACTTTAAGCGGTTGAAAGCGGCTGATATCGGGACTTATGTGCTCTTTCAAGAGACTTACCACAAAGAAAACTATGAAGAGCTCCATCCCAGCGGCCCCAAACACGATTACAAGTGGCACACAGAGGCCCATGACCGGGCCATGCAGGCCGGCATTGACGATGTGGGCCTAGGCGTTTTGTACGGCTTGGAAAGCTACCGGTATGAATTTGTCGGCCAACTCATGCACGCGGAACATTTGGAGGCCGTCTTTGGCGTTGGCCCCCATACCATCAGCGTGCCCCGGGTGCGGCCGGCAGATGATATTGATCCGGAAACCTTTGACAACAGTTTGACCGATGATCGCTTTGTCCAGCTGGTGGCGGCCTTGCGCATTGCCGTCCCCTACACAGGGATGATTATGAGCACCCGCGAGAGCCAGGAAACCCGGCGGCGGTGTCTGGAGGTGGGCATTAGCCAAATCAGCGGCGGTTCCCGGACCAGCGTAGGCGGTTATGCGGAAGAAGAAAAACCGGAGGACAACAGCGCCCAATTTGATGTGAACGACACCCGCAGCCTGGACGAAGTGGTCCATTGGTTGATGGATTTGGGCTATGTCCCGTCCTTTTGCACCGCCTGCTATCGCGCCGGACGGACGGGCGACCGCTTTATGGCCTTGTGCAAGAGCGGACAGATCCAGAATTGCTGTCTGCCGAATGCGCTGATGACCTTAAAAGAATACTTGGACGATTATGCGTCAGATGAAACCGTTGCCGCCGGCGAGAAAGTCATTGCCGACCAGCTGGCGCAAATTGACAACGAGGAAGTGCGTCGGATTACCATAGACCACATCAACGACATTGACGCCGGCCAACGGGACTTTCGCTTCTAA
- a CDS encoding YjcQ family protein, which produces MEGVSIHEVPILGQRNASQLRGLDDMRITPAGIAYLQENSMMKKAYETLKAMKHLFKQGNPPSPVQG; this is translated from the coding sequence ATTGAAGGGGTATCCATACATGAGGTGCCCATTTTAGGCCAGCGCAATGCCAGTCAACTGCGCGGCTTAGACGATATGCGCATTACCCCGGCGGGCATCGCCTACCTGCAGGAAAATTCCATGATGAAAAAAGCCTATGAGACCTTAAAGGCCATGAAACATTTATTTAAGCAAGGTAATCCACCATCTCCCGTGCAGGGTTAA
- a CDS encoding bifunctional folylpolyglutamate synthase/dihydrofolate synthase, whose protein sequence is MNYQEARHFIEEHAWRGSVYGVDTMAHLADYLGHPEEDLHIIHIAGTNGKGSTGAHLAAILEAAGYVTASYTSPEVRTYLDRFQVQRAPVAEAAFAAALTRVAEAARRMADDGLPHPTVFEMELATSWLLAPVDDQAVFLMETGLGGRLDATNVVQDPILTVITAIGMDHTALLGDSLAAIAAEKAGIFKTGVPAVSWPQAPEAEAVLRRQAADKEVPLVFLAPSDVEACGVVDGQEGFSYRGHPYATALLGVHQAVNAAGALVCVEALRKLGYCIDDKACRTGLADTRWPARMEKLPVEMPVYLDGAHNPPAMAVLVETMQQIAPQGTWRLVLHIFKDKDAATMLKYLNGAVAELIITEIKTDRSLAADRLAALARQYAPHCRITLKPQLQDAVTYLYKSAQANDYFVICGSLSHLEQARQLLLAESEAL, encoded by the coding sequence GTGAATTATCAAGAAGCGCGTCATTTTATTGAAGAACATGCCTGGCGCGGCTCTGTTTACGGCGTCGATACCATGGCCCACCTGGCCGATTACCTCGGCCACCCGGAAGAAGACCTGCACATCATTCATATTGCCGGCACCAACGGCAAAGGCTCTACCGGGGCGCACCTGGCGGCCATTTTAGAGGCCGCCGGCTATGTAACCGCGTCCTATACATCACCGGAAGTGCGCACTTATTTGGACCGGTTTCAGGTCCAGCGGGCCCCGGTTGCCGAGGCGGCTTTTGCCGCCGCCCTGACAAGGGTTGCCGAGGCGGCCCGGCGGATGGCCGATGACGGCCTGCCCCATCCCACCGTATTTGAAATGGAGCTGGCCACCAGCTGGCTCTTGGCACCGGTTGATGACCAGGCCGTCTTTCTTATGGAAACCGGCCTGGGCGGACGTTTGGACGCCACCAACGTGGTCCAAGACCCGATTTTGACCGTGATCACCGCCATCGGCATGGACCACACCGCTCTCTTGGGGGACAGCTTGGCTGCGATTGCTGCTGAAAAAGCCGGTATTTTTAAAACCGGCGTACCGGCAGTCAGTTGGCCGCAAGCCCCTGAAGCAGAGGCGGTCTTGCGCCGGCAGGCGGCGGACAAAGAGGTCCCCCTCGTCTTTTTGGCGCCAAGTGACGTAGAGGCCTGTGGTGTCGTTGACGGCCAGGAAGGCTTTAGCTACCGGGGTCATCCCTATGCGACTGCCCTGCTGGGCGTCCATCAAGCGGTCAATGCCGCCGGCGCCCTGGTCTGCGTGGAAGCCCTGCGAAAGCTTGGCTACTGCATTGACGACAAGGCCTGCCGCACCGGTCTGGCCGATACCCGCTGGCCGGCCAGAATGGAAAAACTGCCGGTGGAGATGCCCGTTTATTTGGACGGCGCCCACAACCCGCCGGCCATGGCTGTTTTGGTGGAAACCATGCAGCAAATTGCCCCTCAGGGGACCTGGCGCCTGGTCTTGCATATTTTTAAAGACAAGGACGCTGCAACCATGCTCAAATATCTGAACGGCGCAGTGGCAGAATTGATCATTACAGAAATCAAGACCGACCGGTCCCTGGCTGCAGACCGCTTGGCTGCCCTAGCCCGGCAATATGCGCCGCACTGCCGCATCACCCTGAAACCGCAGCTGCAAGACGCCGTTACCTATCTATACAAGAGCGCCCAAGCGAACGATTATTTCGTCATTTGCGGGTCGCTCTCTCATTTGGAACAAGCTCGACAATTGCTATTGGCAGAAAGTGAGGCCCTATGA
- a CDS encoding OsmC family protein, which produces MAVHYETQFTNVGGRVGESVAIDNTFKLDQPGEDGKMAPGATNPEQLFAASLASCYNGAFLYHMEAAGKKSDVKFIVTVYLEDDPNYEGTMRVRAVCKVNAPELTKEEIKDFLEKAQTTSPYTKMFNGGAILENVVE; this is translated from the coding sequence ATGGCCGTACATTATGAAACTCAGTTTACCAACGTTGGTGGCCGCGTCGGCGAATCTGTTGCCATTGATAATACGTTTAAACTTGACCAGCCGGGCGAAGATGGAAAAATGGCACCGGGTGCCACCAATCCGGAACAGCTCTTCGCTGCATCTCTCGCATCCTGCTACAATGGTGCTTTCCTCTATCACATGGAAGCTGCCGGTAAGAAAAGCGATGTTAAATTTATTGTCACCGTTTACCTGGAAGATGACCCGAACTATGAAGGCACCATGCGCGTTCGTGCTGTTTGCAAGGTTAACGCTCCCGAGCTGACCAAGGAAGAAATCAAAGATTTCCTCGAAAAAGCACAGACCACGAGCCCTTACACAAAAATGTTTAATGGCGGCGCCATTTTGGAAAATGTGGTTGAATAA
- the folE gene encoding GTP cyclohydrolase I FolE, translated as MNQEKAEQAVRDLLVALGEDADRDGLVETPKRVASMYAELLAGRDTDPSVHLSKRFPVEHSGLLLEKDIPFYSLCEHHLLPFYGVAHIAYLPGKEVVGLSKLARTVESFARRLQLQEQMGEQIADAMMAELATTGVMVVITAEHLCMTMRGVKKPGSKTTTIATRGCFTDDLARQDQVLALIAR; from the coding sequence ATCAATCAAGAAAAAGCAGAGCAGGCGGTGAGAGATTTGCTGGTCGCCCTAGGTGAAGATGCCGACCGGGACGGCCTGGTGGAAACGCCCAAGCGCGTTGCCAGCATGTACGCCGAACTCCTTGCCGGCCGGGATACAGACCCGTCTGTCCACCTGAGCAAACGCTTTCCCGTTGAACACAGCGGCCTGCTCTTGGAAAAAGACATTCCTTTTTACTCCCTGTGCGAACACCATCTATTGCCCTTTTACGGGGTAGCCCACATCGCCTACCTGCCGGGCAAGGAAGTGGTCGGCCTGTCTAAGCTGGCCCGCACCGTTGAAAGCTTTGCCCGCCGTCTGCAACTCCAGGAGCAGATGGGCGAACAGATTGCCGATGCCATGATGGCCGAATTGGCCACCACCGGCGTCATGGTGGTCATCACCGCCGAGCACCTTTGCATGACCATGCGCGGCGTCAAAAAACCGGGCAGCAAAACCACCACCATTGCTACCCGAGGCTGTTTTACCGATGACCTGGCGCGCCAAGACCAAGTGCTGGCGCTGATTGCAAGATGA
- a CDS encoding HD domain-containing protein yields MSYIARLMALESYRQALTALERREADRIYCKHDLDHFLDVARITLLLCQAHDIEADRDSVYLAALMHDLGRLDRDEADHNVAGSVLAAQWLDAIGFPKDRQEVVLTLIEEHGWPGKKAPANLSEAFSLADSYSRACYYCPAADSCFWPPDRKNTHPIY; encoded by the coding sequence ATGAGTTACATTGCCCGCCTTATGGCCTTAGAATCTTATCGGCAAGCGTTGACGGCCCTGGAACGCCGCGAAGCCGATCGCATCTATTGCAAACACGACTTGGATCATTTTTTGGATGTGGCCAGAATCACCCTCCTCCTCTGCCAGGCCCATGACATTGAAGCCGACCGGGACAGCGTTTACCTGGCCGCCCTGATGCACGACCTGGGCCGCTTGGATCGGGATGAAGCAGACCACAATGTTGCCGGGAGCGTCTTAGCTGCCCAATGGCTGGATGCCATCGGCTTTCCGAAAGACCGTCAAGAGGTCGTCCTAACCTTGATTGAAGAACACGGCTGGCCGGGGAAAAAAGCGCCGGCCAATCTAAGCGAAGCCTTTTCCCTGGCGGATTCCTATTCACGGGCCTGTTATTACTGCCCTGCGGCCGACAGCTGCTTCTGGCCGCCAGACCGCAAGAACACCCACCCCATCTACTAA
- a CDS encoding TM1266 family iron-only hydrogenase system putative regulator has product METRVALLSIIVHDKEKVDELNALLSEYSDAIIGRLGLPYPAKEMNIIAIALDAPQPEISALSGKIGGLKGINAKVCYAEKSNNCDAC; this is encoded by the coding sequence ATGGAAACACGTGTGGCACTGCTCAGCATTATTGTGCACGATAAGGAAAAGGTCGACGAACTGAACGCCCTTTTGTCGGAATACAGCGACGCCATCATCGGTCGTCTGGGCTTGCCTTACCCGGCAAAAGAAATGAACATCATTGCCATTGCCTTGGATGCGCCGCAACCGGAGATCAGCGCCTTGTCGGGAAAAATCGGCGGTTTAAAGGGGATCAACGCCAAGGTTTGTTACGCTGAAAAATCAAATAACTGCGATGCGTGCTGA
- the hydF gene encoding [FeFe] hydrogenase H-cluster maturation GTPase HydF produces METPAGERLTIGLFGRRNSGKTTLFNALLGQDAGIVSDTPGTTTDALRKNFEWRGVGPVTLIDTAGFDDVGDLGAKRVAKTEALARGMNLSLMLFTTGDAEEMAWWQALTAAGPALPLVAGADLPGRAGLAETLADALGRPPVLVSSVTGQGLEDLRQGVAQALPEEAEVFITGDLVQAGSRVVLVMPQDSAAPKGRLILPQVQTIRELLDRSAIPICATPETLAAVLAALQTPPDLMITDSQAFQAAAAQCPAETALTSFSVLFAGYKGRADVFARGAQRLLAQPAPQHILIAEACSHAPTAEDIGRVKLPRLLRQKLGDDLDLTIVGGEDFPDDLSAYDMVIHCGACMFTRAYVLGRIAACEAASVPMTNYGMAIAALTGILSRVVLPDGQGV; encoded by the coding sequence ATGGAAACGCCTGCCGGTGAACGCCTGACCATCGGCTTATTCGGTCGGCGGAACAGCGGCAAGACGACTCTCTTCAATGCCTTACTTGGCCAGGATGCCGGCATCGTCAGCGATACGCCGGGGACCACCACGGATGCCTTACGGAAAAATTTCGAATGGCGGGGGGTCGGCCCGGTGACCCTGATTGATACGGCCGGGTTTGACGATGTGGGGGACCTGGGGGCCAAGCGGGTGGCTAAGACAGAGGCCCTGGCCCGTGGCATGAACCTGAGCCTGATGCTCTTCACCACAGGCGACGCAGAAGAAATGGCCTGGTGGCAGGCCTTGACCGCCGCCGGCCCAGCCTTGCCCCTTGTTGCCGGTGCAGACCTGCCCGGCCGGGCAGGTCTGGCGGAAACTCTTGCTGATGCGCTCGGTAGGCCTCCAGTCCTGGTCAGCAGCGTTACCGGGCAAGGCCTTGAGGACTTGCGGCAAGGCGTCGCCCAGGCACTGCCGGAAGAAGCGGAGGTATTTATCACCGGGGACCTGGTCCAGGCCGGCAGTCGCGTGGTCCTGGTCATGCCTCAAGACAGCGCGGCCCCCAAAGGACGCCTGATTTTGCCGCAAGTGCAGACCATCCGCGAATTGCTCGACCGTTCGGCCATTCCCATTTGCGCCACGCCGGAAACCCTGGCCGCCGTCCTGGCGGCCTTGCAAACGCCGCCGGATTTGATGATTACCGACAGCCAGGCCTTTCAGGCGGCGGCAGCCCAGTGCCCGGCGGAAACAGCGCTGACCTCTTTCAGCGTTTTATTTGCCGGCTACAAGGGACGTGCCGATGTCTTTGCCCGTGGCGCCCAGCGGCTCCTGGCCCAGCCGGCGCCCCAGCATATTTTAATTGCCGAAGCCTGCAGCCATGCACCGACGGCAGAAGACATCGGGCGGGTGAAGCTGCCGCGACTCTTGCGACAAAAACTGGGCGATGATCTTGACTTGACCATCGTCGGCGGTGAAGATTTTCCTGACGATTTATCGGCCTACGACATGGTCATCCACTGTGGGGCCTGCATGTTTACCCGGGCCTATGTCCTGGGGCGGATTGCTGCCTGTGAAGCCGCTTCCGTGCCGATGACCAATTATGGCATGGCTATTGCGGCCCTGACCGGTATTCTTTCCCGCGTGGTTTTGCCCGACGGTCAAGGGGTTTAG
- a CDS encoding DUF2158 domain-containing protein: MGGGRMTIAISFLLSIMANVTCHYICKWLDEKHSDN; this comes from the coding sequence ATGGGAGGTGGTCGCATGACGATTGCAATATCCTTTTTACTTTCCATCATGGCAAATGTAACTTGCCATTACATTTGCAAGTGGCTAGATGAAAAGCACAGTGACAACTAG
- a CDS encoding DMT family transporter — translation MTKEQKRRLGMFLTLFAAICWGFSGTCSEFLFKTRGVSSEWLTSFRLLVSGVILLTLTLIFYWRGKGENPLKIILDAYDAKRLFIFAVFGLMTVQYTYLVAISLTNSGTATVLQYSAPIFILAWSCLTFKRFPYPFEAVSIICVLVGVFLLATHGNPTNLALSPKGLFWGLISAFALALYTVLPQGILSRHSAMVVTGWGMLIAGLVFTPLVRPFGEVITWDGGMVFGVFGLVMVGTVMSFSLFLYGVSLIGPVRASLLACVEPVSAALFSHFWMGTSFTPMDIAGFVIIIFAVLVLTRPTPAEKAAQRD, via the coding sequence ATGACAAAAGAGCAAAAACGCCGGCTCGGCATGTTTTTAACGCTGTTTGCAGCCATTTGTTGGGGATTTTCAGGCACTTGCAGCGAATTTTTATTTAAAACCCGCGGGGTATCCAGCGAATGGCTAACATCTTTTCGCCTCCTGGTATCCGGCGTTATTTTATTGACGCTGACGCTCATTTTTTATTGGCGTGGTAAGGGAGAAAATCCCTTGAAAATTATTTTGGACGCCTACGATGCCAAGCGTCTGTTTATTTTTGCCGTTTTCGGCTTAATGACCGTCCAGTACACCTACCTGGTCGCCATCAGCCTGACCAACAGCGGCACCGCCACCGTCCTGCAATATTCGGCACCCATCTTTATTTTGGCCTGGTCCTGCCTGACCTTTAAACGATTTCCCTACCCTTTTGAAGCGGTGTCCATTATCTGCGTATTGGTGGGCGTATTTTTATTGGCCACCCACGGCAACCCGACCAACCTCGCCCTTTCTCCTAAAGGCCTCTTTTGGGGTTTAATTTCCGCCTTTGCCCTGGCCCTCTACACCGTATTGCCCCAGGGCATTTTAAGCCGTCACAGCGCCATGGTCGTCACCGGCTGGGGAATGCTCATCGCCGGGCTGGTTTTCACACCACTCGTCCGCCCCTTTGGCGAGGTCATCACCTGGGATGGGGGCATGGTTTTTGGCGTCTTTGGTTTGGTCATGGTCGGCACGGTCATGAGCTTCAGCCTCTTTCTATACGGCGTCAGCTTAATCGGCCCGGTTCGTGCCTCCCTCCTGGCCTGTGTGGAACCGGTGTCCGCCGCCCTCTTTTCCCATTTTTGGATGGGCACAAGCTTCACACCTATGGACATTGCCGGCTTTGTGATCATCATCTTTGCCGTACTGGTCTTAACCCGTCCAACCCCCGCTGAAAAAGCGGCGCAAAGGGATTGA
- a CDS encoding MFS transporter — protein sequence MKATHMPAVAGMSLGVMLNPLNSSMIALALYNIQKDFSLSFATVSWLVTAFYVASMVGQPLMGRLGDMAGHKRLFMLGLVLSLAAAVGGMLAPTFVFLLVMRICQSLGTSPLFPCANATVRRVYNAEKGEMVAVMATVNSAMAAFGPSIGGLAIALWAWQGIFVVNIPVTLLALFLCWRYFPSDAHALRLKAGLLKEVDLPGVFYFTMAVLAFVEFLLSWERGVAWWLLILGLSALVYFVRREQKTATPFIDLQLFHDHPMIGVTLLMHWFMNGYYYIIFFGMPLYLQTVMGFPPGKTGLIMLSCAGVSMVAGPLAGRHSDRFGYAKAMAFGVLVLALAGGLFRWAFLGHGLTVLVLLMAVSGLAYGALNVTIQLALMQHTPPAYMGMATGLLQSSRYLGAISAGVALALVVVGDMTAAMFGSLINVMLVAGLLLLALWALSHRWDKEGDKTF from the coding sequence ATGAAAGCTACGCATATGCCGGCGGTGGCCGGTATGTCTTTGGGGGTGATGCTCAACCCTCTGAACAGCTCCATGATTGCCCTGGCACTGTACAACATTCAAAAGGACTTTTCCCTTTCCTTTGCCACGGTGTCTTGGCTGGTGACGGCATTTTATGTGGCCAGCATGGTGGGGCAGCCCTTGATGGGCCGCTTGGGCGATATGGCCGGGCATAAACGGCTCTTTATGCTGGGGCTGGTCCTTTCCTTAGCGGCGGCGGTAGGGGGCATGCTGGCGCCGACCTTTGTTTTCCTGCTGGTCATGCGCATTTGTCAAAGTTTGGGCACCAGTCCGCTTTTTCCTTGTGCCAATGCAACGGTGCGCCGGGTTTACAATGCTGAAAAAGGCGAGATGGTGGCCGTCATGGCCACAGTTAACTCGGCCATGGCTGCTTTTGGGCCGTCCATTGGGGGCTTGGCCATTGCCTTATGGGCCTGGCAGGGCATCTTTGTTGTGAACATACCGGTCACACTTCTGGCCTTGTTCCTCTGTTGGCGGTACTTTCCGAGTGATGCCCATGCCTTGCGCCTGAAGGCAGGGCTTTTAAAAGAAGTTGACCTGCCGGGTGTTTTTTATTTCACCATGGCGGTCTTGGCCTTTGTGGAATTTTTGCTGAGTTGGGAAAGGGGCGTGGCCTGGTGGCTCCTGATCCTGGGCCTTTCCGCCCTGGTCTACTTTGTGCGCCGGGAACAAAAAACGGCGACCCCCTTTATTGACCTACAATTGTTTCACGATCATCCGATGATCGGCGTGACCCTCTTGATGCATTGGTTTATGAACGGCTATTATTATATCATCTTTTTCGGGATGCCCCTGTATTTGCAGACGGTGATGGGCTTTCCGCCGGGGAAAACGGGACTGATCATGCTCTCCTGTGCCGGAGTCTCGATGGTCGCCGGGCCTTTGGCCGGGCGGCATTCAGACCGGTTCGGATACGCTAAGGCGATGGCCTTCGGTGTGCTGGTGCTGGCGCTGGCCGGGGGCTTGTTCCGCTGGGCTTTTTTAGGGCATGGGCTGACGGTCCTAGTGCTCTTGATGGCGGTGTCCGGGTTGGCCTACGGTGCGCTAAATGTCACCATTCAATTGGCGCTCATGCAGCATACGCCGCCGGCCTATATGGGCATGGCGACAGGGCTTTTACAGTCCTCTCGTTACCTGGGCGCCATCAGCGCCGGGGTGGCCCTGGCCCTGGTTGTCGTGGGCGATATGACGGCGGCCATGTTCGGCAGCCTCATCAATGTCATGCTGGTGGCCGGCCTCTTGCTCCTGGCCCTGTGGGCCCTGTCCCACCGCTGGGACAAAGAGGGAGACAAAACCTTTTAG
- a CDS encoding CGGC domain-containing protein, producing the protein MKLGIIRCQQTEHLCPGTKCLQGAQHHLYNFEQFKDEPIELIGMVSCGGCPGKQVNARAVELVKRGADAIALASCISRGNPIGYPCPFKAKQKQMVEAQLGEGGRFIEFTHE; encoded by the coding sequence ATGAAACTGGGTATTATTCGCTGTCAACAGACGGAGCACCTGTGTCCGGGCACCAAATGCCTGCAAGGGGCTCAACACCACCTCTACAATTTTGAGCAATTTAAAGATGAACCGATTGAACTCATCGGGATGGTCAGCTGTGGTGGCTGTCCGGGCAAACAGGTCAATGCCCGCGCCGTCGAATTGGTCAAGCGGGGGGCAGATGCCATTGCCTTGGCGAGCTGTATCTCCCGGGGCAACCCCATCGGCTACCCCTGTCCTTTCAAGGCCAAGCAGAAGCAAATGGTGGAGGCCCAGCTTGGCGAGGGGGGCCGTTTCATTGAATTTACCCATGAATAG
- the hydE gene encoding [FeFe] hydrogenase H-cluster radical SAM maturase HydE, producing the protein MRADLAGALDRLLGQGRLSEEDWRLLLNERKAADFLSELAPMAQKTAQKTYGNRIYLRGLIELTNICGNNCYYCGIRRENREVRRYRLTPEEVSAACAEGYAAGFRTFVLQGGEDPYWTDDRLRPFIQDLRAQFPESVITLSLGERRRDSYEALYAAGARRYLLRHETADPEHYRRLHPPEMSYARRMQALTDLRDIGFQAGCGMMIGSPGQGTDQLVTDFLFMQDFQPQMVGLGPFIPHHATPFADEPAGGIDETLVVLALVRLLLPKVLLPATTALATLHPHGHAAGIASGCNVIMPNLSPPSVRRAYSLYDGKRAFGTEAAENVALLTAELAQIGYSVAVDKGNHPDF; encoded by the coding sequence ATGCGTGCTGACCTGGCTGGGGCACTGGATCGCCTGCTTGGCCAGGGCCGCCTTTCTGAAGAGGATTGGCGGCTGTTGTTAAATGAACGCAAGGCGGCGGACTTTTTAAGCGAACTGGCGCCCATGGCCCAGAAAACAGCGCAGAAGACTTATGGTAACCGCATCTATTTGCGCGGCTTAATTGAGCTGACCAATATTTGTGGGAACAACTGCTACTATTGCGGTATTCGCCGGGAAAATAGGGAAGTCCGCCGCTATCGGCTGACGCCGGAAGAGGTGTCGGCGGCTTGTGCCGAAGGCTACGCCGCCGGCTTCCGCACTTTTGTCTTGCAGGGGGGCGAAGATCCCTATTGGACCGATGACCGGCTCCGGCCCTTTATCCAAGACTTAAGGGCGCAATTTCCGGAGAGTGTGATTACCCTGTCCCTGGGAGAACGGCGTCGTGACAGCTATGAAGCCCTTTATGCCGCCGGCGCCCGGCGCTATCTTTTGCGCCACGAAACGGCAGACCCGGAGCATTACAGGCGGCTCCACCCGCCGGAGATGTCTTATGCCCGGCGGATGCAGGCCTTGACCGACCTGCGGGACATCGGCTTCCAGGCCGGGTGCGGTATGATGATTGGTTCGCCCGGGCAGGGCACTGACCAACTGGTCACAGATTTTTTGTTCATGCAGGATTTTCAGCCTCAGATGGTGGGCTTGGGGCCCTTTATCCCCCACCACGCCACCCCCTTTGCCGATGAACCGGCCGGGGGCATTGACGAGACCCTGGTGGTCTTGGCGCTGGTGCGCCTGCTCCTGCCCAAGGTCCTGCTGCCGGCCACGACTGCGCTGGCAACCCTGCACCCGCACGGGCACGCAGCCGGCATCGCATCCGGCTGTAATGTAATCATGCCGAACCTATCGCCCCCATCGGTGCGCCGGGCCTACAGCCTGTACGATGGCAAGCGGGCTTTCGGAACGGAGGCAGCTGAAAACGTGGCCCTTTTAACCGCTGAACTGGCCCAAATCGGCTACAGCGTGGCCGTTGACAAGGGCAACCACCCTGATTTTTGA